The following DNA comes from Polynucleobacter sp. MG-6-Vaara-E2.
AATTTCGTATTCTTAATTCCAGCAAGGGCCCCGCTGTACGAGCGACCCGCGCCCAGGGCGATAGGGTTTTATATAAAGCGGCAATTCGCCGCCGCCTTGAAAATCAGCCTAATTTGAGCCTTTTTCAAGCGGCAGTAGATGACTTATTGGTTGTGGGCGATGAAGTTCAGGGTGTGGTTACCCAAATGGGTCTGGAATTTATGGCTAAAAAGGTGGTGCTAACAGCAGGCACTTTTTTAGATGGAAAGATTCATGTTGGTTTAAATAATTACGCCGGCGGGCGCGCGGGTGATCCCGCCGCTGTTTCCTTATCCGCAAGACTTAAAGAGTTAAAGCTTCCGCAGGGAAGGTTGAAGACTGGTACCCCACCCCGCATTGATGGCCGCACTATTGATTTTTCCGTCATGCTGGAGCAGCCGGGGGATTTAGATCCTGTGCCAGTGTTCTCTTATTTGGGTCGTCCAGAGCAGCACCCCAAGCAAGTCCCCTGCTGGATCTCTCATACAAATGAAAAAACTCACGACATTATTCGGGGTGGTTTAGACCGCTCTCCGATGTATACGGGGGTTATTGAAGGTGTTGGCCCCCGCTACTGCCCTTCTATTGAAGACAAAATTCATCGTTTTGCCTCTAGAAACAGTCACCAGATCTTCTTAGAGCCGGAGGGCTTAACTACCAATGAGTTTTATCCCAACGGGATATCTACTAGCTTGCCTTTTGATGTTCAATGGGATTTGGTTCGAAGCATCCGGGGAATGGAGTCTGCAGTGATTGTTCGCCCGGGCTATGCAATTGAATACGACTTCTTTGATCCTCGCCAATTGCGCCACAGTCTTGAGACAAGAGTGATTGCTGGGCTGTACTTTGCTGGCCAGATTAATGGCACCACTGGTTATGAAGAGGCTGCAGCACAAGGTATGTTGGCCGGCATTAACGCTGGATTGGCTGCTAAAGGTAAAGAGCCTTGGCTGCCCAAGCGCAGTGAATCTTATATCGGCGTTTTGGTAGATGATCTGATTACTCGCGGGGTTCAGGAGCCATATCGAATGTTTACAAGTCGCGCTGAATATCGCCTGAGCCTGCGTGAAGATAATGCGGATATGCGCTTAACAGGGATTGGGCGGGAGCTTGGCCTGGTGGACGACCATCGTTGGGAAGTGTTTTGCAGAAAACAAGATGCTGTTTCACGTGAAACATCTCGTTTGCAGGACATTTGGATTGGCCCCAAACACGAGGCAGCCCTCTTGGTCTCCCAATTATTGGGACAAGACCTGTCCCACGAATGCAATTTAACGGAGCTGTTGAGGCGTCCGGGCGTTACTTACGAGGCAATCACCGCTTTGGGTAATGGAATCTGGGCCCCTGAAACCTTGGATGAAGATCTTGGTTTGGCGGCCCAAATCAGTGACCAGGTTGAGATCTCGATCAAATACCAGGGTTATATTGACCGTCAGGCGACAGAAATTGCTCGTCAAGAACACAATGAGACATTCCCACTGCCCGAATCGCTCGATTATGCGCATGTTGTTGGTTTGTCCAAAGAAGTACAACAAAAGCTTAACCTGCATAAACCAGAAACATTAGGTCAAGCTGGTCGCATTTCAGGGGTAACTCCTGCAGCCCTTTCCCTTTTGTTGGTACATCTAAAAAAGGGCTTGGGACGCACTCAAGAAACGCATGAGTGAAGGGCTCCTTGCTTTAGGAATTGAGGATCTTGGCCTCAAATTAAGCTCGACCAATATTGCTGATCTGGAGTTATTTTTGCAGGAAATGGGGCGCTGGAATCAGGTCCATAACCTCACGGCAATTGAGGGAGAGAAAGATTCTATTAGGCTGCATCTGATTGATTCTATTGCGGTTTTACCGGTATTAAGACAGTTTTTAAAGGGCCCCTCACCCAAGATTGCAGATCTTGGTTCGGGTGGCGGCTTGCCGGCAATTCCGATTGCGATTGTTCAGCCGGAATGGCAACTTTCCCTGATTGAGGCCATTCGTAAGAAGACGGCATTCTTGCAGCATGTGCGGGGAAAATTAAAACTAAAAAATATTGAAGTGCTCTGTGAACGAGTTGAAGATGCTGCAGTGCAGCAACCAGCTCAATTTGATGCAGTGATTTCTCGCGCATTTACCAATCTCGCTCGTTTCTTAGACTTATCGTTACCCTTCTTAAAGCCCGATGGCTTGGTATTTGCTATGAAAGCAAAGCGCGCAGACGATGAAATGAAAGATGTTTCCATGGACGATTGGCGCTTAGTCGCCGATGAGCCCCTGCATATTCCGAATTTAGCGGTGGAGCGACGCCTTTTGGTGTTATCCCCCGTGAGAAAATCCACCCTCAACTCTTAAGTAGACCCAAAAGTAGCTATGGCAAAAATATTCTGTATCGCAAATCAAAAAGGTGGCGTTGGCAAGACCACGACCGCTGTTAATTTGGCCGCGGGCTTGGCTGGACTGCAACAGCGGGTTTTGTTGGTTGATCTAGACCCTCAGGGTAATGCCACTATGGGTTCAGGCGTAGAAAAAGCAGACTTAAATACGAGTGTTTACCAAGTATTAATTGGTATGGCATCAGTCAAAGAATGTGCGCAGCGCTGTGAAAGCTCTGGGTATGACGTACTACCCGCTAATCGTG
Coding sequences within:
- the mnmG gene encoding tRNA uridine-5-carboxymethylaminomethyl(34) synthesis enzyme MnmG gives rise to the protein MRYSKSFDVIVVGGGHAGTEAALASARMGCDTLLITHSIENLGAMSCNPSIGGIGKGHLVKEIDAMGGAMAAASDEAGIQFRILNSSKGPAVRATRAQGDRVLYKAAIRRRLENQPNLSLFQAAVDDLLVVGDEVQGVVTQMGLEFMAKKVVLTAGTFLDGKIHVGLNNYAGGRAGDPAAVSLSARLKELKLPQGRLKTGTPPRIDGRTIDFSVMLEQPGDLDPVPVFSYLGRPEQHPKQVPCWISHTNEKTHDIIRGGLDRSPMYTGVIEGVGPRYCPSIEDKIHRFASRNSHQIFLEPEGLTTNEFYPNGISTSLPFDVQWDLVRSIRGMESAVIVRPGYAIEYDFFDPRQLRHSLETRVIAGLYFAGQINGTTGYEEAAAQGMLAGINAGLAAKGKEPWLPKRSESYIGVLVDDLITRGVQEPYRMFTSRAEYRLSLREDNADMRLTGIGRELGLVDDHRWEVFCRKQDAVSRETSRLQDIWIGPKHEAALLVSQLLGQDLSHECNLTELLRRPGVTYEAITALGNGIWAPETLDEDLGLAAQISDQVEISIKYQGYIDRQATEIARQEHNETFPLPESLDYAHVVGLSKEVQQKLNLHKPETLGQAGRISGVTPAALSLLLVHLKKGLGRTQETHE
- the rsmG gene encoding 16S rRNA (guanine(527)-N(7))-methyltransferase RsmG → MSEGLLALGIEDLGLKLSSTNIADLELFLQEMGRWNQVHNLTAIEGEKDSIRLHLIDSIAVLPVLRQFLKGPSPKIADLGSGGGLPAIPIAIVQPEWQLSLIEAIRKKTAFLQHVRGKLKLKNIEVLCERVEDAAVQQPAQFDAVISRAFTNLARFLDLSLPFLKPDGLVFAMKAKRADDEMKDVSMDDWRLVADEPLHIPNLAVERRLLVLSPVRKSTLNS